From Alteromonas sp. RKMC-009, one genomic window encodes:
- a CDS encoding aldo/keto reductase, translated as MKQRKLAGRLVSEIGLGCMNLNHAYGASVSQQEASKLLASAFEQGVTHFDTAALYGFGSNEKLVGEAIKGFRKDIFLASKCGMTGVDGKRVIDGRPDTLVKTLDTALQSLQTDHIDLYYLHRIDKDVPVEESVGTLGDMVKAGKIGAIGLSEVSADSLQKAHKEFPIAALQTEYSLWTRNAEIAVLETCQKLGIDFVAFSPLARGYLAGCIDNPEALANGDIRKGMPRFQGDNWTANQKLYAEFAALAEANGVTPAQLAIAWVLAQGEHIHALPGTKSEAHLTEDLKASAVSLDAQVFAQADDIINRQTVQGARYGAGAQADIDTEDF; from the coding sequence ATGAAACAAAGAAAGCTGGCTGGTCGTCTGGTATCCGAAATCGGCCTTGGATGCATGAACCTCAACCACGCTTACGGCGCTTCAGTCTCTCAGCAGGAGGCCAGCAAGTTGCTGGCTTCTGCTTTTGAACAGGGCGTTACCCATTTCGATACTGCCGCGCTTTACGGTTTTGGCAGTAACGAAAAGCTGGTGGGCGAAGCCATCAAAGGCTTTCGAAAAGACATCTTTTTGGCCAGTAAATGCGGCATGACAGGCGTTGACGGCAAACGTGTCATCGACGGGCGTCCGGATACTCTGGTAAAAACTCTGGATACCGCTCTGCAAAGTCTGCAGACCGACCACATCGACCTGTACTACCTGCACAGAATCGACAAAGATGTGCCAGTGGAAGAAAGTGTGGGTACCTTAGGTGACATGGTGAAAGCCGGTAAAATCGGTGCCATTGGTTTGTCTGAGGTGTCAGCAGACTCTTTGCAGAAAGCCCATAAAGAATTCCCCATTGCTGCCCTGCAAACAGAATACTCTCTGTGGACCCGCAATGCAGAAATTGCTGTGCTGGAAACCTGTCAGAAACTGGGTATCGATTTTGTGGCTTTCAGCCCGCTGGCCCGTGGTTATCTGGCTGGTTGTATCGACAACCCGGAAGCACTGGCAAATGGTGATATCCGTAAAGGCATGCCACGTTTTCAGGGTGACAACTGGACAGCAAATCAAAAGCTGTACGCTGAGTTTGCAGCCCTTGCTGAAGCAAACGGTGTCACGCCGGCTCAACTGGCTATTGCCTGGGTTCTGGCACAAGGCGAACATATTCACGCTTTGCCCGGTACGAAGTCAGAAGCGCACTTAACGGAAGATTTAAAGGCTAGCGCAGTGTCTCTTGATGCACAGGTATTTGCACAGGCTGATGACATCATCAACCGTCAAACCGTGCAGGGTGCCCGCTATGGCGCAGGCGCACAGGCTGATATTGATACAGAAGATTTCTGA
- a CDS encoding glycoside hydrolase family 43 protein, translated as MCVFSSVTLAAHNPVVNMDLPDVSVVQAGNKYYMSSTTMHLSPGLPILKSDDLVNWEIVSYAYDRLVENEEINLQNGKNAYGKGSWASSLRYHNNRFYVSTFSATSGKTHIYSTTDVETGDWQSHSFEPALHDNSLFFDDDGRVYMIYGGGQIKLIELDEDATSIKPEGLNKILIDNANLVFGEHDAGGLPAEGSQMFKINGKYYLFTIASPESHWSRTVIVHRADEITGPYESRIMMQDRQVAQGGLIQAPDGAWYAMLFGDRGPVGRIPFLVPVSWQNNWPVLGVEGKVPDILPHLPARAGYKGLVSSDDFERKEGDRLLPLVWQWNHNPDDKNWTLLSDPGRLRISTSRIDENVLHARNTLTQRTFGPTSSANTQIDVSNMKDGDVAGLIALQKEYGFIGVRAEGDNKIIIVEQAAPGSDKPVPPKSSVGSQASVPQGQEAVFLRIDCDFRTNVASFYYKFDDEDWIPLGSKLHMRYTIPEHFMGYRFGLFNYATKTPGGSVDFNYYQVGKRSEIY; from the coding sequence ATGTGTGTATTTTCGTCCGTTACACTGGCTGCTCACAATCCTGTAGTTAACATGGATTTACCTGACGTTTCCGTGGTGCAGGCCGGGAATAAATACTACATGAGCAGCACAACAATGCACTTAAGCCCCGGGCTGCCAATTTTAAAATCCGATGACCTGGTCAACTGGGAAATCGTGAGTTATGCCTACGACCGGCTCGTGGAAAACGAAGAAATCAACTTGCAAAACGGTAAAAATGCTTACGGCAAAGGCTCATGGGCAAGTAGTCTTCGCTACCACAATAACCGTTTCTACGTATCAACATTTTCCGCTACTTCAGGAAAAACCCATATTTATTCTACTACTGATGTAGAAACCGGCGACTGGCAGTCACACAGTTTTGAACCGGCATTACATGATAATTCATTATTTTTTGATGATGATGGCCGTGTTTATATGATTTACGGAGGTGGTCAGATAAAACTAATTGAACTGGACGAAGATGCCACTTCGATTAAACCTGAAGGTCTTAATAAAATACTAATAGATAACGCAAACCTTGTATTTGGCGAGCACGATGCTGGCGGCCTTCCTGCTGAAGGTTCACAGATGTTCAAGATTAACGGGAAGTATTATCTGTTCACAATAGCTTCTCCTGAAAGCCACTGGTCACGCACTGTCATCGTTCACAGAGCAGATGAAATAACAGGCCCCTATGAAAGCCGCATAATGATGCAAGACCGTCAGGTCGCTCAGGGGGGACTGATTCAGGCGCCGGATGGCGCATGGTACGCAATGTTATTTGGCGATCGTGGACCTGTAGGACGCATTCCTTTTCTGGTTCCTGTTAGCTGGCAAAACAACTGGCCTGTATTAGGGGTAGAAGGTAAAGTGCCAGATATACTGCCTCACCTTCCTGCCCGCGCAGGATACAAAGGGCTGGTCAGTTCTGATGATTTCGAAAGAAAGGAAGGCGACCGGCTACTCCCGCTGGTATGGCAATGGAACCATAATCCAGATGACAAAAACTGGACTCTACTAAGTGATCCCGGACGCTTAAGAATTTCCACATCACGGATAGATGAAAACGTACTTCACGCCCGAAATACATTGACCCAGCGCACTTTCGGGCCAACCAGCTCTGCGAACACGCAAATAGATGTCAGCAACATGAAAGATGGAGATGTTGCAGGCCTGATTGCCCTGCAAAAGGAATATGGCTTTATTGGTGTGAGAGCAGAAGGCGACAACAAAATTATAATTGTTGAACAGGCTGCTCCCGGTTCAGACAAGCCTGTTCCTCCAAAGTCATCTGTAGGGAGTCAGGCATCAGTGCCCCAGGGTCAGGAAGCAGTTTTTTTACGAATAGACTGCGACTTCCGGACAAACGTCGCCTCTTTCTACTACAAATTCGACGATGAAGACTGGATACCCCTGGGTTCGAAGTTGCACATGAGGTATACAATCCCCGAGCACTTTATGGGGTATCGTTTCGGTCTGTTCAACTACGCGACAAAAACCCCGGGCGGCTCGGTTGACTTCAACTACTATCAGGTTGGGAAACGTTCAGAGATATATTAA
- a CDS encoding glycoside hydrolase family 43 protein: protein MKSKTFICSIIAGLVLAGCNSQSVTSGTAINADHTSGKVTFNWFEYSTPGGPGEAPEGKFLNPVLPGFYPDPSVTKRGEDYYLTTSSFSYTPGLPVLHSKNLTDWTLIGYALDRKSQMEFAGASVSRGIFAPTIRYHNGLFYIITTSVDNGGNFIITAENPEGPWSEPIWLPEVGGIDPDIFFDEDGRVYITHNDAPPGEPLYQGHRAIWMWEYDPQSQKVLAESRQLLVNGGVDISKKPIWIEAPHIYKIGDWYYLSCAEGGTGPQHSQVVFRSRSLDAPFIPYENNPILTQRDLTYPRANPVDTAGHADFIQTGEGEWWAVFLGTRPYDFDLYNTGRDTFLLPVEWLNEWPHILPPETPVPVTVTRPAGTRAAQGTDFYSWKDSFDDKKLSFRWQGLREFDRDWLSTGNGELNITPLPGLLSSKEKVSYIGTHQAAANFSATTEVTIPADSTATAGLAAFQSADYHYFFGLHGKNGKYSAFIEQVADGKVSVISERQLTTSAGEPVTLKVEGKGSKIAFSYKENGKWISAGDTLDATLLSTQKAGGFVGTTIGLHARQ from the coding sequence ATGAAAAGCAAAACATTCATCTGTTCTATTATTGCCGGTCTTGTATTGGCGGGATGTAATTCACAGTCAGTCACATCCGGTACTGCAATAAATGCTGACCACACTTCAGGTAAAGTAACTTTTAACTGGTTTGAGTACTCAACTCCGGGAGGACCCGGAGAAGCGCCGGAGGGGAAATTTTTGAATCCGGTATTACCAGGTTTTTATCCTGACCCTTCTGTCACCAAAAGGGGGGAGGACTATTATCTGACAACATCTTCTTTCAGTTACACGCCCGGTTTACCGGTATTACATAGTAAGAACCTTACAGACTGGACCCTTATCGGCTATGCCCTCGATCGCAAGTCACAGATGGAGTTTGCAGGTGCGTCGGTCTCAAGGGGAATATTTGCACCCACCATTCGCTACCATAACGGTTTATTTTATATCATCACTACGTCAGTCGATAATGGAGGAAACTTTATTATTACAGCTGAAAACCCGGAAGGGCCATGGTCTGAACCAATCTGGTTGCCTGAAGTCGGGGGAATTGATCCGGATATTTTCTTCGATGAAGACGGGCGGGTTTACATCACCCATAATGACGCGCCTCCCGGAGAACCTCTTTATCAGGGGCATCGTGCAATCTGGATGTGGGAATATGACCCTCAGTCTCAAAAAGTATTAGCTGAAAGCCGGCAGTTACTTGTGAATGGTGGTGTAGATATATCTAAGAAGCCCATATGGATTGAAGCTCCGCATATTTATAAAATCGGTGACTGGTACTACTTGTCGTGTGCTGAAGGTGGTACAGGTCCGCAACACTCGCAGGTCGTATTTCGCTCCCGTTCATTGGATGCCCCCTTTATACCCTATGAAAATAATCCGATTCTGACACAGAGGGATTTAACCTATCCCCGTGCCAACCCTGTGGATACTGCCGGGCACGCAGACTTTATCCAAACCGGAGAGGGCGAATGGTGGGCGGTGTTTCTTGGCACGCGGCCGTACGATTTCGACTTGTACAACACGGGCAGGGATACCTTTTTGTTACCTGTGGAGTGGCTAAACGAATGGCCCCATATCCTGCCACCTGAAACGCCTGTACCGGTTACGGTAACTCGTCCGGCTGGTACCCGGGCTGCACAGGGGACCGATTTTTATTCATGGAAAGACAGCTTTGATGACAAGAAGCTTAGTTTCCGTTGGCAAGGTTTGCGCGAGTTCGACCGCGACTGGTTGAGTACCGGAAATGGTGAGCTGAATATCACACCGTTGCCGGGCTTACTCTCAAGTAAGGAAAAAGTAAGCTATATAGGAACCCATCAGGCTGCGGCAAATTTTTCTGCGACCACTGAAGTGACGATACCCGCTGATTCAACGGCTACCGCAGGTCTCGCTGCTTTTCAGAGTGCGGACTACCACTATTTCTTCGGCTTGCATGGGAAAAATGGCAAGTATTCTGCCTTCATTGAGCAAGTAGCCGACGGCAAAGTAAGCGTTATTTCAGAGCGACAGCTTACTACCTCTGCGGGTGAGCCGGTAACCCTGAAAGTTGAGGGCAAGGGAAGCAAGATCGCTTTTTCTTACAAAGAAAACGGAAAGTGGATCTCTGCAGGCGATACTCTTGATGCAACTCTGTTAAGCACACAAAAGGCCGGGGGATTCGTAGGCACCACCATTGGCTTGCATGCACGTCAGTAG
- a CDS encoding sulfatase family protein, whose product MSYVTTLLAASARVSLITAFSLAGLNSAMSAPQPEQPNIIVMMADDMGYGDLSTYGHPNIVTPNLDAMATEGIKLTSFYAGQAVCTPSRAALMTGRYAIRSGMQQVLMPDSDRGLPQSEFTMAEMLKSQGYQTAMVGKWHLGDKAGFLPVDHGFDQYFGLLYSNDMTDPWVTAELMGRESMSPLQMFRNDKPVGVIKDQSVLTTSYTEEAVANIGAFSDDKPFFLYMAWSMPHLPVAAPDFQKGKSAGGLYGDAVSTIDWSVGEVLNALEEKGVADNTIIVFFSDNGPWQNLPDRMVQGGVERWHVGSAGTLKGSKGTTYEGGSRVPAIIHWPDSKINGSVNSELISALDLFPTFATLSGATLPEDLTLDGADLSDFLKGNTPHSKDNYFYYFRGDVAEAVRDKKWKLRLSPFDEFSGEMASASDTRVQPELYNLKDDPSERFNVADSHPEIVDRLTKQLARFAEETQSQTFAGK is encoded by the coding sequence GTGAGCTATGTAACTACATTGCTGGCAGCTTCTGCCCGCGTTTCACTTATCACCGCATTTTCGCTGGCAGGGCTCAACAGCGCTATGTCAGCCCCGCAACCGGAGCAACCCAATATCATCGTGATGATGGCTGACGATATGGGCTACGGAGATCTAAGCACCTACGGGCATCCCAATATTGTGACTCCCAATTTAGATGCAATGGCCACAGAAGGGATCAAACTCACCTCGTTCTACGCTGGTCAGGCAGTATGTACACCCTCCCGTGCGGCACTGATGACAGGGAGATATGCCATCCGCTCCGGTATGCAGCAGGTATTGATGCCTGATTCAGATCGCGGCCTGCCCCAGTCTGAATTTACGATGGCTGAAATGCTTAAATCTCAGGGGTATCAAACTGCTATGGTAGGAAAATGGCACCTGGGCGATAAAGCCGGATTTTTGCCGGTGGACCATGGCTTCGATCAGTATTTCGGCTTGCTTTACAGCAATGATATGACTGATCCCTGGGTGACAGCAGAATTGATGGGCAGAGAAAGTATGTCTCCGCTGCAAATGTTCCGTAACGACAAGCCTGTGGGCGTGATCAAAGACCAGTCTGTACTCACCACATCATACACCGAAGAAGCTGTTGCCAATATAGGCGCATTTTCTGACGACAAACCTTTCTTTTTATATATGGCCTGGTCCATGCCCCATTTACCGGTGGCAGCACCGGATTTTCAAAAGGGAAAATCCGCAGGCGGATTGTATGGCGATGCGGTATCAACGATTGACTGGAGCGTTGGTGAAGTACTGAACGCACTGGAAGAAAAAGGCGTAGCGGACAACACCATTATTGTATTTTTCAGTGATAACGGCCCGTGGCAAAACCTGCCGGACAGAATGGTTCAGGGCGGTGTGGAACGCTGGCATGTGGGCAGCGCCGGCACGTTAAAAGGTTCAAAAGGCACAACCTATGAAGGCGGTTCCCGTGTCCCTGCCATCATTCACTGGCCTGACAGCAAAATTAACGGCTCGGTCAATTCAGAATTGATTTCTGCACTGGATTTATTCCCGACATTCGCCACATTAAGCGGCGCAACTTTGCCTGAAGATCTCACACTGGACGGCGCGGATCTGTCGGATTTTCTGAAAGGTAATACTCCGCATAGCAAAGACAATTACTTCTATTATTTCCGTGGTGATGTGGCTGAAGCCGTCAGAGATAAAAAATGGAAACTGCGCCTGTCTCCTTTTGATGAATTCAGCGGTGAGATGGCCAGTGCCAGTGATACCCGTGTTCAGCCTGAACTGTATAACCTTAAAGATGACCCGTCAGAGCGCTTCAATGTGGCTGACTCTCATCCTGAGATAGTTGACCGGCTGACGAAACAACTGGCGCGGTTTGCTGAAGAGACACAGTCACAAACTTTTGCCGGTAAATGA